In a genomic window of Myxococcales bacterium:
- a CDS encoding carboxypeptidase regulatory-like domain-containing protein — protein sequence MQHPFRIAAAAAVIVVVALVSHRLGWWGARARPTPPPAARLAAPGPDATAAPRSTAPDRTVTARDDDPRGPLRLEGVVLDGDDHGVAGAIVALDSTPPRTVATDTDGSFAFDGLIARAYRVEASADDRHGGPVQLRLTATSDPVTLRLAPAGVVEVTVRAAADGAPVAGATVELRGTLLSAATAGADGVATMRGVGPTWGALHVAAAGFAPSSTMVSTAGDPATPARFAITLARGAAVSGRVVDEAGAAVAGARVVATSASEPFPVTDPRKDGVISAADGTFTVAALAAGSYRLTVTDGSHAEAATTPFGGDGASPRRGLTIVMGAGGVVRGSVTDATGAPVAGADVSVVTRGHVFWRPRRQAFTDSDGRFAIGGLPRRGLDVVAWHPTGASAVVAADLTATATVELALTLDVTGAITGVVVDRAGEPIGDAQVLAEAIGGGPAEQSAWSVRGTQQVVTDPGGSFRFAGLPAGDYRVRAARGDAGEEAVYAAAASTAQPGGPPLRLVLAADGHITGKVAFADGRAPALVTIAIDGASGRPTGRADGTFARAAIAGAHQVVVTGPGFVPKAVRDVAVEEGAATDLGTITVEAGRSISGRVLDGAGAPVAGATVAAGPLLTGGGAELYIENESPGARSTETDADGRFTLTGFGPRPLTVFAGKDGVGRAAAVAVPRGPDSVALDLVLAPVGALTGTITRSGQPLGETVVIANPAGSTGANFFVVTGADGTFALDALSPGPYLIYPMVGGGGGRPKDMYMRMVDVTAGARAEVTIDASPGAARVDVVVATDTGAPVVMAQVVMVQAAVDAVNIDQLRDGSWMPPALTAGATIALHLRVALKGEATIVGAAAGAYTACGVPLPVKTPADAMALIDDAGALPMKCVPVQVAGAGRQRVDITVPAAWVTPR from the coding sequence GTGCAGCACCCGTTCCGGATCGCCGCGGCCGCGGCCGTGATCGTCGTCGTCGCGCTCGTCAGCCATCGGCTCGGCTGGTGGGGCGCGCGCGCCCGACCCACGCCGCCGCCCGCCGCGCGCCTGGCCGCGCCGGGCCCCGACGCCACCGCCGCGCCCCGCTCGACCGCGCCCGACCGCACGGTGACCGCCCGCGACGACGATCCGCGCGGCCCGCTGCGGCTCGAGGGCGTCGTCCTCGACGGTGACGACCACGGCGTGGCCGGCGCGATCGTGGCCCTCGACAGCACGCCGCCGCGCACGGTCGCGACCGACACCGACGGCTCGTTCGCGTTCGACGGCCTGATCGCGCGCGCGTACCGGGTCGAGGCGTCGGCCGACGACCGCCACGGCGGGCCGGTGCAGCTGCGCCTGACCGCGACCTCGGATCCGGTGACGCTGCGCCTGGCGCCGGCCGGCGTGGTCGAGGTGACGGTGCGGGCCGCGGCCGATGGCGCGCCGGTCGCGGGCGCGACCGTCGAGCTGCGCGGCACGCTCCTGTCGGCGGCGACCGCCGGCGCCGACGGCGTGGCGACGATGCGCGGCGTCGGCCCGACCTGGGGCGCGCTGCACGTGGCCGCGGCCGGGTTCGCGCCGAGCAGCACGATGGTCTCGACCGCGGGCGATCCCGCGACGCCGGCGCGGTTCGCGATCACCCTCGCCCGCGGCGCCGCGGTCAGCGGCCGGGTCGTCGACGAGGCCGGCGCCGCGGTGGCCGGCGCGCGCGTGGTCGCGACCTCGGCGTCAGAGCCGTTCCCGGTGACCGATCCGCGCAAGGACGGCGTGATCAGCGCCGCCGATGGGACGTTCACCGTCGCCGCGCTCGCGGCCGGCAGCTACCGCCTGACCGTCACCGACGGCAGCCACGCCGAGGCCGCGACCACGCCGTTCGGCGGCGACGGGGCCAGCCCGCGCCGCGGCCTGACGATCGTGATGGGCGCCGGCGGCGTCGTGCGCGGGTCGGTCACCGACGCGACCGGGGCGCCGGTCGCCGGCGCCGACGTGTCCGTGGTCACCCGCGGCCACGTGTTCTGGCGGCCGCGGCGCCAGGCGTTCACCGACAGCGACGGCCGGTTCGCGATCGGCGGCCTGCCGCGGCGCGGCCTCGACGTGGTCGCGTGGCACCCGACCGGCGCGTCCGCGGTCGTCGCCGCCGATCTGACCGCGACCGCGACCGTCGAGCTGGCGCTGACGCTCGACGTCACCGGCGCGATCACCGGCGTCGTGGTCGACCGCGCCGGCGAGCCGATCGGCGACGCCCAGGTGCTGGCCGAGGCGATCGGCGGCGGCCCGGCCGAGCAGAGCGCGTGGTCGGTGCGCGGCACCCAGCAGGTCGTGACCGACCCGGGCGGGAGCTTCCGCTTCGCCGGGCTGCCCGCCGGCGACTACCGGGTGCGCGCGGCCCGCGGCGACGCCGGCGAGGAGGCGGTCTACGCGGCCGCGGCCTCGACCGCGCAGCCCGGCGGCCCGCCGCTGCGCCTGGTGCTGGCGGCCGACGGGCACATCACCGGCAAGGTCGCGTTCGCCGACGGGCGCGCGCCGGCGCTGGTCACGATCGCGATCGACGGCGCCAGCGGTCGTCCCACCGGCCGCGCCGACGGCACGTTCGCGCGGGCGGCGATCGCCGGCGCGCACCAGGTGGTCGTGACCGGCCCCGGGTTCGTGCCCAAGGCCGTGCGCGACGTCGCCGTCGAGGAGGGCGCCGCCACCGACCTCGGCACGATCACGGTCGAGGCCGGGCGCTCGATCAGCGGGCGCGTGCTCGACGGCGCGGGCGCGCCGGTCGCGGGCGCCACGGTCGCGGCCGGCCCGCTGCTGACCGGCGGCGGCGCGGAGCTCTACATCGAGAACGAGAGCCCGGGCGCGCGCTCGACCGAGACCGACGCCGACGGCCGCTTCACGCTGACGGGCTTCGGGCCACGGCCGCTGACGGTCTTCGCCGGCAAGGACGGCGTCGGGCGCGCGGCGGCGGTCGCGGTCCCGCGCGGCCCCGACAGCGTCGCGCTCGACCTGGTGCTGGCGCCGGTGGGCGCGCTGACCGGGACGATCACCCGCAGCGGCCAGCCCCTGGGCGAGACCGTCGTGATCGCCAACCCCGCCGGCTCGACCGGGGCCAACTTCTTCGTGGTCACCGGCGCCGACGGCACGTTCGCGCTCGACGCGCTCAGCCCCGGCCCGTACCTGATCTACCCGATGGTCGGCGGCGGCGGCGGGCGGCCCAAGGACATGTACATGCGCATGGTCGACGTCACCGCCGGCGCCCGGGCCGAGGTCACGATCGACGCGTCGCCGGGCGCGGCCCGCGTCGACGTGGTCGTGGCGACCGACACCGGCGCGCCGGTGGTGATGGCCCAGGTCGTGATGGTGCAAGCCGCGGTCGACGCCGTGAACATCGACCAGCTCCGCGACGGCAGCTGGATGCCGCCGGCGCTGACCGCGGGCGCCACGATCGCCCTGCACCTGCGCGTGGCGCTCAAGGGCGAGGCGACGATCGTCGGCGCCGCCGCCGGCGCGTACACCGCGTGTGGGGTGCCGCTGCCCGTCAAGACCCCGGCCGACGCGATGGCGCTCATCGACGACGCCGGCGCCCTGCCGATGAAGTGCGTGCCGGTGCAGGTGGCCGGCGCCGGGCGCCAGCGCGTCGACATCACCGTGCCGGCGGCCTGGGTCACGCCGCGCTGA
- the thrS gene encoding threonine--tRNA ligase: protein MLPAPVPEPDREPERALDPGDHRALAARLDLLHLQDDAPGMVFWHPRGWTLFRLLEDAARRHVVAGGYREVRTPQLLRRGIWETSGHWDHFRADMFAVGDGATAAALKPVSCPGHVQLVKRAAPSWRDLPIRLAEMGLVHRDEPGGTLHGLFRLRQFTQDDGHVFCADDQVAAELARFCRDLPAFYRGFGLDDVSVALSTRPAERAGDDAWWDRAERDLDDVVRALAIPCVVQPGAGAFYGPKLEFVVRDRRGRPWQLGTIQLDRVMPQRFEVRYVDAGGARRPCVMLHRALYGSIERFLGVLLEHHGAQLPAWLAPEQVVIAPVTSACAPWAEAVATAAAAAGLRARLELDGTLGRRVAAARELGVPLVAVVGAREVAAGAVAVRDARGSRVLALPEAIAAMTAAAAPPA, encoded by the coding sequence ATGTTGCCTGCCCCTGTCCCCGAACCCGACCGCGAGCCCGAGCGCGCGCTCGATCCCGGCGATCACCGCGCCCTGGCCGCGCGCCTCGACCTGCTGCACCTGCAGGACGACGCGCCGGGCATGGTCTTCTGGCACCCGCGCGGCTGGACCTTGTTCCGGCTGCTCGAGGACGCCGCGCGCCGGCACGTCGTCGCCGGCGGCTACCGCGAGGTCCGCACCCCGCAGCTCCTGCGACGCGGGATCTGGGAGACCTCGGGTCACTGGGATCACTTCCGCGCCGACATGTTCGCCGTCGGCGACGGCGCGACCGCGGCCGCGCTCAAGCCGGTGAGCTGCCCCGGCCACGTCCAGCTGGTCAAGCGCGCGGCGCCGTCGTGGCGCGACCTGCCGATCCGCCTGGCCGAGATGGGCCTGGTCCATCGCGACGAGCCCGGCGGTACGCTCCACGGCCTGTTCCGGCTGCGGCAGTTCACCCAGGACGACGGCCACGTCTTCTGCGCCGACGATCAGGTCGCGGCCGAGCTGGCGCGGTTCTGCCGCGACCTGCCGGCGTTCTACCGCGGCTTCGGCCTCGACGACGTCTCGGTCGCGCTGTCGACCCGCCCAGCCGAGCGCGCCGGCGACGACGCCTGGTGGGATCGGGCCGAGCGCGATCTCGACGACGTGGTCCGCGCGCTCGCGATCCCGTGCGTGGTCCAGCCCGGCGCCGGCGCGTTCTACGGGCCCAAGCTCGAGTTCGTCGTGCGCGATCGCCGCGGCCGACCGTGGCAGCTCGGCACGATCCAGCTCGATCGCGTGATGCCGCAGCGGTTCGAGGTCCGCTACGTCGACGCCGGCGGCGCGCGCCGTCCGTGCGTCATGCTGCACCGCGCGCTCTACGGCTCGATCGAGCGGTTCCTGGGCGTGCTGCTCGAGCACCACGGCGCGCAGCTCCCGGCCTGGCTCGCGCCCGAGCAGGTCGTGATCGCGCCGGTGACCAGCGCGTGCGCCCCGTGGGCCGAGGCGGTCGCGACCGCGGCGGCGGCCGCGGGCCTGCGCGCGCGGCTCGAGCTCGACGGCACGCTCGGCCGTCGCGTCGCCGCCGCCCGCGAGCTCGGCGTGCCGCTGGTCGCGGTGGTCGGCGCGCGCGAGGTCGCCGCCGGCGCGGTCGCGGTGCGCGACGCGCGCGGCTCGCGGGTGCTGGCGCTGCCCGAGGCGATCGCGGCCATGACCGCCGCGGCCGCGCCGCCGGCGTGA